In Mycoplasma sp. OR1901, the following are encoded in one genomic region:
- a CDS encoding MSC_0624 family F1-like ATPase-associated membrane protein translates to MNNTTFENKRIYSDYKSHLTSNSRSRLILTYKFILILFFLVSILAMFFMIKKSLFPEVYIDDWRNLFKFDDQYREQNAVILVRFSTLMFVFLFSIFKNYKNISTQKEKMKHYVFFYVAYLLLSIASVVLMFTYTYWNNYIELESGEVVTQIVPYEWNQILSLTLILIPLLLINVAFEVYNYIYKRKSEPLLYSSVTSFVIQIVSQFLLVLAVIIIAQLWANPTLIEAGTQEVTLESGEVEVKTITKPVFMFQDNATWTQIETLFTTKKPLNLFIIIILFVVFGFLILGSNIRSLSKLSEKNLLSRNNKDKFILSITLFLSMLIYLVYVAITTDINQVFNVIGDKNVYDLAYLSIIGIALVITIIYFVILSSRKNKFKSYITNTIILSITQTLLWTLLVISSALLSDKTDWNIYNIIVISTLSIAIYIHYLLKNKTLSKMTSTLIFVSIFVQTILMFIFGLNQILLSNENFVLISVPTFLPLFKLMSIFNFVIVFAFLMYIVIYSMYTLTKIEKDKKKERVSKYVKK, encoded by the coding sequence ATGAATAATACTACATTTGAAAATAAACGAATTTATTCTGATTATAAATCACATTTAACTTCAAATTCAAGAAGTAGATTGATTTTAACTTATAAATTTATTTTAATTTTATTTTTTCTGGTAAGTATTTTGGCAATGTTTTTTATGATAAAAAAATCATTGTTTCCAGAAGTTTATATAGATGATTGAAGAAACTTATTTAAGTTTGACGATCAATATAGAGAACAAAATGCAGTTATATTAGTACGTTTTAGTACGTTAATGTTTGTGTTTTTATTTTCGATATTTAAAAACTACAAAAATATTAGTACACAAAAAGAAAAAATGAAGCATTATGTATTCTTTTATGTTGCTTATTTATTATTATCAATAGCTTCTGTTGTTTTAATGTTTACTTACACATATTGAAACAACTACATTGAATTAGAAAGTGGTGAAGTAGTTACACAAATAGTTCCATATGAGTGAAATCAAATTTTATCACTTACACTAATACTAATTCCGTTATTATTAATTAATGTAGCTTTTGAGGTTTACAATTATATTTATAAAAGAAAATCAGAGCCTTTATTATATTCATCAGTAACAAGCTTTGTAATTCAAATTGTTTCACAATTCTTACTTGTACTTGCAGTAATTATAATTGCTCAATTATGAGCTAATCCAACTCTAATTGAAGCTGGCACACAAGAGGTTACACTTGAAAGCGGCGAAGTAGAAGTTAAAACAATAACTAAACCAGTGTTTATGTTCCAAGACAACGCAACATGAACACAAATCGAAACATTATTCACAACAAAAAAACCATTAAACTTATTTATTATTATTATATTATTTGTTGTGTTTGGTTTTCTAATTTTAGGTTCAAACATTAGAAGTTTATCTAAATTATCAGAAAAGAATTTATTATCACGTAACAATAAAGATAAATTTATTTTATCTATAACATTATTCTTATCAATGTTAATTTATTTAGTGTATGTTGCTATAACAACAGATATTAATCAAGTTTTCAATGTTATCGGAGATAAAAATGTTTATGATCTTGCTTACCTATCAATAATTGGTATTGCTTTAGTGATAACTATTATTTACTTTGTTATTTTAAGTTCTAGAAAAAATAAATTTAAGAGTTACATAACAAATACAATTATCTTATCTATTACACAAACATTATTATGAACTTTACTTGTAATTTCATCTGCATTACTTAGTGATAAAACAGATTGAAATATCTACAATATAATTGTTATATCAACACTATCTATAGCAATTTATATTCATTATTTACTAAAAAATAAAACACTATCAAAAATGACATCAACATTAATCTTTGTTTCAATATTTGTTCAAACAATCTTAATGTTTATATTCGGATTAAATCAAATTTTACTTTCAAATGAGAATTTTGTTTTAATCTCTGTTCCAACATTTTTACCATTATTCAAATTAATGTCAATATTTAACTTTGTTATTGTTTTCGCTTTTCTAATGTATATTGTGATTTATTCAATGTATACATTAACAAAAATTGAAAAAGATAAGAAAAAAGAAAGGGTTTCTAAATATGTGAAAAAATAA
- a CDS encoding DUF2714 domain-containing protein, producing MWKNKKKQTQEEKQLFDLYSNYKEKVNSPKYLSNKKIMATVLLKNNLGFNSKEYKEFSNNLDLAIKNKHDIIFKDFVINFNLNLKFSSNVLVPNIVNKESSNDYSLNLTKSSNPVVQRLYDLLNSEIDSLLKNGFVLEILPNTAFFLDANSQQLKVFFDKKIVVEI from the coding sequence ATGTGAAAAAATAAGAAAAAACAAACACAAGAAGAAAAACAACTTTTTGATCTATATTCTAATTACAAAGAAAAAGTTAATAGTCCTAAATACTTATCAAACAAAAAAATTATGGCAACTGTGCTTTTAAAAAATAATTTAGGTTTTAACTCGAAAGAATATAAAGAATTTAGTAATAATTTAGATTTAGCTATAAAAAATAAACACGATATTATTTTTAAAGATTTTGTTATTAATTTTAATCTTAATCTTAAATTTAGTTCTAACGTTTTAGTGCCTAATATTGTTAATAAAGAATCATCAAATGATTATTCACTAAATTTAACAAAAAGTAGTAATCCTGTTGTTCAAAGGTTATATGATTTATTAAATTCAGAAATTGATTCACTTTTAAAAAATGGATTTGTTTTAGAAATTTTACCAAACACAGCTTTCTTTTTAGATGCCAACTCACAGCAACTTAAAGTTTTCTTTGATAAAAAAATTGTAGTAGAGATTTAA